One stretch of Harmonia axyridis chromosome 1, icHarAxyr1.1, whole genome shotgun sequence DNA includes these proteins:
- the LOC123670770 gene encoding protein-cysteine N-palmitoyltransferase Rasp, translated as MENSLDRSEFILYFLLWSSAVLYSISTFNQQSSKYFSIYQDDYNDFEAGVFSNSRKDIADLEWQTMLYLFKRIWIWIIIMLALSEKLKQYCYFNELKVLRITLSVIFILTYIGPIALIGILAQPVIFIIITNKTSQKAMLWISNIIVISMISIYKYYVINESFMLRYKLNEKENYLQILAIYWTNLRCFSYFMEHTDKKEKKSTLNLLSYCLYLPVLFNGPFIFYSDFKKNEQITLSFRERIIIIFKDLMRFIFWMIFIELALHFFYVNATSFQVGLVESFDDWALYGYGYLMGQYFHMKYLVVYGLSTSFAKFENIPVPSLPKCIGRIHLYSDMWKYFDNGLYRFLLRYIYIPMMKTPYFNKKILASLACFTFVYIWHGLDTYILIWVILNFIGIFIENSSTAIYKNYLQDSKIERYLGMQWITRITCLLQSFLLAMSAISNFFFFSNVSIGTVFATRVFEASFTSNTVLILALYCCCHFSTELKKSFNEEKNT; from the exons ATGGAAAATTCTTTGGATAGATCagaatttattctttatttccttttatggtCGTCAGCTGTACTTTATTCAATATCAACATTCAATCAGCAAAGTTCGAAAT atttttccatTTACCAAGATGATTATAATGATTTTGAAGCAGGTGTTTTCTCAAACAGTCGTAAAGATATTGCAGATTTGGAATGGCAAACAATGCTCTATCTTTTCAAGAGAATTTGGATATGGATAATTATTATGCTTGCATTGTCAGAGAAATTAAAACAGTATTGCTACTTTAAT GAGTTGAAGGTACTCAGAATAACTTTGTCTGTGATATTTATACTTACATACATAGGACCAATAGCCTTGATTGGAATATTAGCTCAACCAGTCATAtttataatcataacgaataaaACTTCACAAAAAGCAATGCTGTGGATTTCTAATATCATAGTAATATCAATGATATCAATTTATAAGTATTATGTTATTAATGAATCATTCATGCTAAGGTATAAGCTCAATGAGAAAGAAAACTACCTACAAATTTTAGCTATTTACTGGACTAATCTTAGATGCTTTTCCTATTTCATGGAACATActgataaaaaagaaaaaaaatccactTTAAATTTATTGTCTTATTGCCTTTACTTACCTGTACTTTTCAATGgtccatttattttttattcggattttaaaaaaaatgaacagaTCACTCTTTCTTTTAGAgaaagaataataattattttcaaagatCTGATGAGATTCATTTTTTGGATGATATTCATAGAGCTAgctcttcattttttttatgttaacgCAACATCTTTTCAAGTAGGG CTTGTTGAATCATTTGATGATTGGGCTCTATATGGCTATGGTTATCTTATGGGgcaatattttcatatgaaatatttagTGGTTTATGGTTTGAGCACAAGTTTtgccaaatttgaaaatattcctgTTCCATCTTTACCAAAATGTATAGGAAGAATTCATCTGTATTCCGATATGtggaaatattttgataatggattatatagatttttgttgag ataTATATACATTCCAATGATGAAAACTCCTTATTTCAACAAAAAGATTCTGGCAAGTTTGGCTTGTTTTACTTTTGTATATATATGGCATGGTTTGGATACCTATATCTTAATTTgggttattttgaatttcatcggaattttcattgaaaactcaAGTACTGCcatttataaaaattatttgcaaGACTCAAAGATAGAGAGATACTTAGGAATGCAATGGATTACGAGGATAACATGTTTATTGCAAAGTTTTTTGCTtgcaatgtctgctatctcaaattttttctttttctctaaTGTGAGCATTGGGACTGTTTTTGCAACCAGAGTTTTTGAAG cAAGTTTCACAAGCAACACTGTTTTGATATTGGCTTTATATTGCTGCTGTCATTTTTctacagaattaaaaaaatcatttaatgaagaaaagaaCACTtga